In Flavobacterium gelatinilyticum, a genomic segment contains:
- a CDS encoding AraC family transcriptional regulator, whose protein sequence is MKNSNTYHKLPILDGLELLNAQNNTVSFPYHTHDTFNIALILKHTFDTKLTDKHLHAPAGTLSITNPYEVHATPCDGKTGNSFFTFYIAPDVMKRLNNNNEVFFDEKIVYDEQLFWDFYFLSQNFGNSEINVEKILLTILEKLIQRWGKNKMFKNAEINLFSRFLEDRIGEKFSLQESAKSFGLDKYKFLRLFKHETGLTPNNYIILKRIEKSKILLNEGLELGDAAIESGFYDTAHFCRKFKEFTGVTPSQYKIS, encoded by the coding sequence GTGAAAAATAGTAATACCTATCATAAACTTCCAATACTGGATGGTCTTGAGCTCTTAAATGCTCAGAACAATACAGTTAGTTTTCCATATCATACACATGATACGTTTAATATTGCGCTGATTTTAAAACATACTTTCGATACTAAGCTTACAGATAAACATTTACATGCTCCGGCAGGAACCTTATCGATTACCAATCCGTATGAGGTGCATGCAACGCCCTGCGACGGAAAAACCGGAAATTCCTTTTTTACCTTTTACATCGCACCGGATGTTATGAAAAGGCTCAACAATAACAACGAGGTTTTCTTTGATGAGAAAATCGTTTACGATGAGCAGCTGTTTTGGGATTTTTATTTCTTATCTCAAAATTTCGGTAATAGTGAAATTAATGTTGAAAAGATATTACTCACCATCTTAGAAAAACTGATACAGCGATGGGGAAAAAATAAAATGTTTAAAAATGCCGAAATCAATTTGTTTTCAAGATTTTTAGAAGACAGAATAGGCGAGAAGTTTTCACTCCAAGAATCCGCAAAAAGTTTTGGGCTTGACAAATATAAATTTCTGCGCTTGTTTAAACATGAAACGGGACTGACTCCAAACAATTATATCATTTTAAAACGAATCGAAAAATCAAAGATTCTCCTGAACGAAGGTCTTGAATTAGGCGACGCGGCAATTGAAAGCGGATTTTATGATACAGCCCATTTTTGCCGGAAATTTAAAGAATTTACGGGCGTAACGCCATCGCAGTATAAAATATCTTAA
- a CDS encoding PLP-dependent aminotransferase family protein encodes MKKTETLYLKVAKIIEDQIHNETLLIGDKLPSVRSAHTLYNVSLNTIKLAYLELESRSMIESRPKMGFFVSKSSQRNLELPSVATINQEETKNTPEDLIDKVFGTLNQSDVTQFALGIPGKNFLPLTKLNKSIITTVRNRNDAGTSYEPVQGTEDLRRAIAKWSLVMEGKITEDDLVITSGAMSAVYNALMAVTSPGDSVAVESPAYFGILQAIKMLGLKAVEIPTHPLYGLDLDALKKVMPEITACCIVSNFNNPMGFQMPDENKKELVKMITAYNIPLIEDDIYGNLYFGTERPKPCKFYDEEGLVLWIGSVSKTLAPGYRVGWIAPGKFKNKIIRQKLVQTVCSPSLYSDVITDFLEHGRYDHHLRNFRNKLYTNFLQINRAVESYFPDNTKISQPKGGFMLWLELDQRISTTDLFNKALAQKINFAPGRIFSQYNQYNNCMRLTYALEWNERVEDSIKKLGKIVKNSI; translated from the coding sequence ATGAAAAAAACGGAAACATTATACTTAAAGGTTGCTAAAATTATCGAAGACCAGATTCACAATGAGACTTTGCTGATTGGTGATAAACTGCCCTCGGTACGAAGTGCGCATACGCTTTATAATGTTAGTTTAAATACTATAAAATTAGCTTACCTGGAACTGGAGAGCCGGTCAATGATTGAATCCCGTCCCAAAATGGGATTTTTTGTGAGTAAAAGTTCGCAGCGAAATTTAGAGCTGCCCAGCGTTGCTACAATTAATCAGGAAGAAACCAAAAATACTCCCGAAGATTTAATTGATAAAGTTTTTGGCACTCTTAATCAGTCAGATGTGACTCAATTTGCATTGGGTATTCCCGGAAAAAACTTTCTGCCGTTAACAAAACTGAACAAAAGTATTATTACCACCGTACGAAACAGAAATGATGCAGGGACTTCGTATGAGCCGGTACAGGGTACAGAAGATTTACGACGGGCCATTGCAAAATGGTCATTAGTAATGGAAGGCAAAATTACCGAAGACGATCTTGTAATTACGTCCGGTGCAATGAGTGCTGTTTATAATGCTTTAATGGCAGTGACTTCTCCCGGAGACAGCGTTGCCGTAGAAAGTCCGGCGTATTTTGGAATACTTCAGGCCATTAAAATGTTAGGGCTAAAAGCAGTTGAAATTCCAACACATCCGTTGTACGGACTCGATTTGGATGCATTAAAAAAAGTGATGCCCGAAATAACGGCTTGCTGTATTGTAAGTAATTTTAACAATCCGATGGGTTTTCAAATGCCCGATGAAAATAAAAAAGAATTAGTCAAAATGATAACTGCTTATAATATTCCTTTAATTGAAGATGATATTTACGGCAATCTTTATTTTGGCACTGAACGTCCTAAACCTTGTAAATTTTATGATGAAGAAGGTCTTGTACTATGGATAGGATCTGTTTCAAAAACACTTGCACCGGGATATAGAGTCGGCTGGATTGCTCCGGGTAAATTTAAAAATAAAATAATTCGTCAGAAACTGGTTCAAACCGTCTGCAGTCCTTCTTTATATTCTGATGTAATTACAGATTTTTTAGAACACGGCCGCTACGATCATCATTTAAGGAACTTCAGAAACAAACTTTATACTAACTTTCTGCAGATAAATCGTGCCGTTGAATCTTACTTTCCTGATAATACAAAAATATCACAGCCAAAAGGAGGTTTCATGTTATGGCTGGAACTGGATCAGCGAATTTCTACAACAGATTTATTTAATAAAGCTTTAGCACAAAAAATCAATTTTGCTCCCGGCAGAATTTTTTCGCAATACAACCAGTATAATAATTGCATGAGACTTACTTATGCTCTTGAGTGGAATGAACGTGTAGAAGACAGTATTAAAAAATTAGGCAAAATAGTTAAAAACAGCATTTAA
- a CDS encoding GNAT family N-acetyltransferase, translating into MEYKNNPDKPEIVTYNTKYQKAFKDLNIEWIAAYFEIEPSDLKALDHPQEYIIDKGGEIFSAILNDEVVGVCAMLKSEHTDFDYELVKMAVSPKAQGKGAGFLLAQNAIKWAAAQGASKIYLESNTKLGPAIKLYEKLGFKEIKGISSPYKRVDIQMVLHIND; encoded by the coding sequence ATGGAATACAAGAATAATCCGGACAAACCGGAAATAGTAACCTACAATACTAAATATCAAAAAGCATTTAAAGATTTAAATATAGAATGGATTGCTGCTTATTTTGAAATTGAACCCAGTGATCTAAAAGCTTTAGATCATCCTCAGGAATACATTATTGATAAAGGAGGTGAAATTTTTTCGGCAATTTTAAACGACGAAGTTGTTGGGGTTTGTGCCATGCTGAAAAGTGAACATACAGATTTTGATTACGAATTGGTAAAAATGGCGGTAAGTCCAAAAGCACAAGGAAAAGGCGCCGGATTTTTACTGGCACAAAATGCCATAAAATGGGCAGCAGCACAGGGTGCCTCAAAAATTTACCTGGAAAGCAATACCAAACTTGGACCGGCAATTAAACTATACGAAAAGTTAGGTTTTAAAGAGATAAAAGGCATTTCTTCTCCTTACAAAAGAGTCGATATACAAATGGTCTTACATATAAATGATTAG
- a CDS encoding LLM class flavin-dependent oxidoreductase, producing the protein MKKIGFLSFGHWSNNPSYQTRTAGDTLLQSIDLAVAAEEIGVDGAYFRVHHFAQQLASPFPLLSAIGAKTSKIEIGTGVIDMRYENPLYMLEDAGAADLISGGRLQLGISRGSPEQVIDGWSYFGYEPEKGETDADMGRKKALDFLEGLKGEGFAEPNPYPMFPNPPGLLRVEPHSEGLRDRIWWGAGSNATAVWAAENGMHLQSSTLKFDESGKPFHIQQAEQIRLYKEAWKKAGHDREPRVSVSRSIFAIVNEQDRYYFGGQGKGSDSFGYIEPEKRAVFGKSYAAEPDKLIKELAEDEAIKEADTVLLTIPNTLGVDYNVHILSSILEHVAPELGWR; encoded by the coding sequence ATGAAGAAGATAGGATTTTTATCATTTGGGCATTGGTCCAATAATCCGTCCTACCAAACTCGTACAGCGGGAGATACATTACTCCAATCGATTGATCTGGCTGTGGCTGCAGAAGAAATAGGAGTAGACGGAGCTTATTTTCGTGTACATCATTTTGCGCAGCAGCTGGCGTCGCCTTTCCCTTTACTTTCGGCCATTGGTGCCAAAACAAGCAAAATTGAAATAGGGACAGGTGTAATCGATATGCGGTATGAAAATCCGTTGTATATGCTGGAAGATGCCGGTGCAGCCGATCTGATTTCAGGAGGACGTTTGCAGCTTGGAATCAGCAGAGGATCACCGGAGCAGGTTATTGACGGCTGGAGTTATTTTGGTTATGAACCAGAGAAAGGTGAAACCGATGCCGACATGGGACGCAAAAAAGCATTAGATTTTTTAGAAGGATTAAAAGGAGAAGGATTTGCAGAGCCGAATCCGTATCCGATGTTCCCGAATCCGCCGGGATTGCTTCGTGTCGAGCCGCATTCTGAAGGATTAAGAGATCGAATCTGGTGGGGAGCAGGATCTAACGCAACCGCTGTCTGGGCTGCCGAAAATGGTATGCACCTGCAGAGTTCAACTCTCAAGTTTGACGAAAGCGGGAAACCTTTTCATATCCAGCAGGCAGAGCAGATACGATTGTATAAAGAAGCCTGGAAGAAAGCCGGGCATGATCGTGAACCAAGGGTTTCTGTAAGCCGTTCGATTTTTGCAATTGTCAACGAGCAGGACCGATACTATTTTGGCGGACAAGGCAAAGGCTCAGATAGTTTTGGATATATTGAACCAGAGAAAAGGGCAGTCTTTGGAAAAAGTTATGCCGCCGAACCGGATAAATTAATAAAAGAACTCGCCGAAGACGAAGCCATCAAAGAAGCAGATACCGTGTTGCTGACTATTCCTAACACCCTGGGTGTTGATTATAATGTGCACATATTATCTTCTATTCTGGAACATGTAGCTCCGGAATTAGGCTGGCGCTAA
- a CDS encoding aldo/keto reductase produces the protein MKQIKLGNQGLIIPPIGLGCMGMTGFEEGNMYGPADEKEAIQTIHRSLELGGNFLDTADLYGPLKNEQLIAKAIGNERDKYILATKFGWEIDDNNKITWAINGSRNYIKKAVERSLKNLNTDYIDLYYMHRLDKNTPIEETVDAMSDLVKEGKVKYIGLSEVSSETIKKAHNVHPITAVQSEYSLFERTAEEKGVLKTLEELKISFVAYSPLGRGFLSGEIRSIDDLPENDFRRAIPRFQENYFHKNIELVKAVEKMAEEKNVTSSQLALAWIINKGIVPIPGTKRRKYLEQNIATANIELTPNDIQKLESIVPLGTDTGAPYDEFSMGLLDY, from the coding sequence ATGAAACAGATAAAATTAGGAAATCAGGGATTAATCATTCCGCCAATAGGTTTGGGATGTATGGGAATGACCGGTTTTGAAGAAGGAAACATGTACGGTCCCGCAGATGAGAAAGAAGCAATACAAACCATCCACCGTTCGCTCGAACTGGGAGGTAATTTTCTCGATACGGCTGATTTGTACGGTCCTTTAAAAAACGAACAGCTGATTGCAAAAGCCATAGGAAATGAACGTGACAAGTACATTCTGGCAACAAAATTTGGCTGGGAAATCGATGACAATAACAAAATAACCTGGGCCATTAACGGAAGCAGAAACTATATCAAAAAAGCGGTAGAACGTTCACTAAAAAATTTGAATACCGATTATATCGATCTGTATTACATGCACCGTCTGGACAAAAACACACCGATAGAAGAAACGGTTGATGCCATGAGCGATCTGGTTAAGGAAGGAAAAGTGAAATACATCGGACTTTCGGAAGTGTCATCTGAAACTATTAAAAAAGCACACAATGTTCATCCCATAACAGCCGTTCAAAGCGAATATTCTTTATTTGAAAGAACCGCAGAAGAAAAAGGCGTATTAAAAACACTGGAAGAACTAAAAATTAGTTTTGTGGCTTATTCTCCTCTGGGACGCGGCTTTTTATCAGGAGAGATTCGTTCAATAGATGATCTTCCCGAAAATGATTTCCGAAGAGCAATTCCGCGTTTTCAGGAAAACTATTTCCATAAAAATATTGAACTGGTGAAAGCGGTCGAAAAAATGGCCGAAGAAAAAAATGTAACGTCATCACAGCTTGCTCTTGCATGGATCATCAATAAAGGAATTGTACCTATTCCGGGAACCAAACGCAGAAAGTATCTGGAACAGAATATCGCTACTGCCAATATAGAACTGACTCCGAATGACATTCAAAAACTGGAAAGTATCGTACCTTTGGGAACAGATACCGGAGCTCCGTATGATGAATTTAGTATGGGACTCTTAGACTACTAA
- a CDS encoding helix-turn-helix domain-containing protein has product MNTIASVSAFHRLLSLPEPKHPMVSVINLSESVFLDDEIWKGFVNKFYCVALKRDAKGKIKYGQGHYDYDKGVLSFTAPNQVQYLDLQNVECGAGYLLIFHEDFLLKHPLSQRIFDFGFFSYAVNEALHLSEQEENYLIEILDRIDKECQHIDRHTQEIILSQIDLLLNYSSRFYERQFITRKSNSHALLTKFERFINEYYTNESTAEKGLLSVSLIAEALNLSPNYLSDFLKIHTGRNTKEHIYEKLINKAKEKLSATELTVSEIAYNLGFEHPQSFSTLFKKRTQMAPLEFREKIRNN; this is encoded by the coding sequence ATGAATACCATTGCCTCTGTATCTGCTTTTCACCGCCTGCTCTCTCTTCCGGAGCCCAAACATCCTATGGTAAGTGTTATAAACTTATCCGAAAGTGTTTTTCTGGATGATGAAATCTGGAAAGGTTTCGTCAATAAATTCTATTGCGTTGCTTTAAAGAGAGATGCAAAAGGAAAAATCAAATACGGTCAGGGACATTATGATTATGACAAAGGCGTACTCAGTTTTACTGCACCCAATCAGGTGCAGTATCTCGATCTTCAAAATGTAGAGTGCGGAGCGGGTTATTTACTGATATTCCACGAAGATTTTCTTCTGAAACATCCGCTGTCACAAAGGATATTTGATTTTGGCTTTTTCTCTTATGCCGTAAACGAAGCACTGCATCTATCTGAACAGGAAGAAAACTATCTGATCGAAATTCTGGACCGTATCGACAAAGAATGCCAGCATATCGACCGCCATACCCAGGAGATTATTTTGTCGCAGATTGATCTGCTTTTAAATTATTCAAGCCGTTTTTACGAGAGACAGTTTATAACCCGTAAAAGTAACAGTCATGCACTGCTAACAAAATTTGAAAGGTTTATAAATGAGTATTATACTAATGAAAGTACTGCCGAAAAAGGTCTTTTAAGCGTTAGTTTAATTGCCGAAGCCCTCAATCTTTCACCAAATTATTTAAGTGATTTCCTCAAAATTCATACAGGACGGAATACAAAAGAACATATTTATGAAAAACTGATTAATAAAGCGAAAGAAAAACTATCCGCAACCGAGTTAACGGTCAGCGAGATTGCCTACAATCTTGGTTTTGAACATCCGCAGTCTTTCAGTACGCTTTTTAAAAAACGTACACAAATGGCACCTTTGGAATTTCGGGAAAAGATCAGAAATAATTAA
- a CDS encoding TetR/AcrR family transcriptional regulator, translating to MRGRPTIYEDSNIIKKAQELFWQKGYNATSLSDLQKATGAGAGSFYNTFKGGKKEVFKKAVQERRLAFESFKNELNRSESPLELIKDFFRSIAEAAKNEHLKGCIIANTVVEMTFIDEGLEADAVEILKEVEQMFTEVIKDEQTKGRIKTQTAPDILGKYLITFWCGLNTLRRMYPDKNVLKNQIEMQLAVIS from the coding sequence ATGCGCGGACGCCCGACTATTTACGAAGATTCTAATATTATAAAAAAAGCACAGGAACTTTTTTGGCAGAAAGGCTACAACGCGACCTCTTTAAGCGATTTACAAAAAGCAACCGGTGCAGGCGCAGGAAGTTTTTACAACACCTTTAAAGGAGGAAAAAAAGAGGTTTTTAAAAAAGCTGTTCAGGAACGCAGACTTGCTTTTGAGTCTTTTAAAAACGAATTAAACAGAAGTGAATCTCCATTAGAACTGATTAAAGATTTTTTTAGAAGTATTGCAGAAGCTGCTAAAAATGAGCATTTAAAAGGATGCATCATTGCCAATACGGTTGTAGAAATGACTTTTATAGACGAAGGTCTTGAAGCTGATGCGGTTGAAATTTTAAAAGAAGTCGAACAAATGTTTACTGAAGTTATAAAAGACGAACAAACAAAAGGCCGTATAAAAACACAAACTGCTCCCGACATTCTCGGAAAATATCTTATCACGTTTTGGTGCGGGCTTAATACGCTGCGCAGAATGTATCCCGACAAAAATGTCTTAAAAAATCAGATCGAAATGCAATTAGCTGTTATCAGCTAA
- a CDS encoding SDR family NAD(P)-dependent oxidoreductase → MDLKLEGKTAFISGSTQGIGFAIAKQLLAEKAAVIINGRNEEKINEAVIKLRTEFPNAEISGIKADFEKKEEVSKLADQLSDIDILINNVGVFDLRNFEDLEDEDWYKIFEINVMSSVRLSKKLLPQMLQKKSGRIVFISSESGVNIPGNMIHYGMTKAAMTAVANGLSKLTIGTEVTVNTILGGPTYSDGAASAIEQIASMQQIETEQMKNIIMQQTNPHSLLQRFIDPSEIASLAAYLASPLSLATNGASLRADGGVLRTV, encoded by the coding sequence ATGGATTTAAAATTAGAAGGAAAAACAGCTTTTATAAGCGGTTCGACACAAGGAATTGGTTTTGCAATTGCAAAGCAGTTACTGGCTGAAAAAGCAGCTGTCATTATTAACGGAAGAAACGAAGAAAAAATAAATGAAGCGGTTATAAAACTACGAACAGAATTTCCTAATGCTGAAATATCCGGAATAAAAGCCGATTTCGAAAAAAAAGAGGAAGTCAGTAAATTAGCAGATCAGCTTTCTGACATTGACATTCTGATTAATAATGTTGGAGTTTTTGATTTAAGAAACTTCGAAGATCTTGAAGATGAAGACTGGTATAAAATTTTTGAAATCAATGTAATGAGTTCTGTCAGACTTTCGAAGAAACTATTACCGCAGATGTTACAGAAAAAATCAGGAAGAATTGTTTTTATAAGCAGTGAATCAGGCGTAAACATTCCCGGAAATATGATTCATTACGGAATGACAAAAGCCGCTATGACAGCTGTCGCAAATGGCTTATCTAAACTAACAATCGGAACCGAAGTCACTGTAAATACAATCCTGGGCGGACCAACCTACTCTGACGGCGCGGCTTCGGCTATAGAACAAATTGCCTCGATGCAGCAGATTGAGACGGAACAAATGAAAAACATTATTATGCAGCAGACAAATCCGCATTCTTTACTGCAGCGTTTTATAGATCCGTCTGAGATTGCCTCGCTTGCCGCTTATCTTGCAAGTCCGCTGTCATTAGCCACAAACGGAGCTTCACTAAGAGCTGACGGAGGTGTTTTACGAACAGTTTAG
- a CDS encoding T9SS type A sorting domain-containing protein — protein MKIKLLLLLLLTVSINFYGQTGFEESIAIGSPHATYRPQLVKAADLDGDNDLDVITFGNQQLNWYENADGKGSFEKKKTIAATNGSAGALYTFDFDKDGDMDILVSVSNKLTIYKNNGSGNFTAAQSFTLGSRDLNPAVLTDIDGDGTIDILCYYSNNVPTVTQPKLVWFKNDGTGNFGQEQVITSNRDDLLLASALSADDLDGDGDQDIIIGYRDYSKIAWLKNLDGKGTYSAPQIITMSARGLTSITTADIDHDGDKDVIVSSASKNQVLWYKNIDGLGTFDSEIIITSDVTESQKVLVTDINNDTKVDVVYTAKNEIGWMNNAAGTGNLSAKQVITNTAFGVKDVVMADIDGDGIKDLISASEDDDKVAWYKHDGNGNFGRQEIIARRIQNPTHVYSGDFDGDNDIDLLVNSKDDAKLAWLENTDGLGFYGKQHIITESVTSGNITPYAYPADLDGDGDLDIICTNKSVLFWYENDGLGNFNIQHVINSKSSPTIIRAKDIDGDGDMDIICGVYESAKISWYKNDSKGNFGPELIIADTQNNNSSLTSMEIADMDGDNNPDIIASEFSRDTYFYRNKNGLGDFELVYNSVFSKLQAVYPADVDGDGDNDIVGVSAQGGRPFDSVIWYENTTGKGDFMSKHDITEETIEGKAIHAADIDNDGDIDVFTVSGNSRTSSVLTLFENDGKGSFAAGKIIHEISDYFVGQDVKTADVDNDGDLDILTVFGYGWTIGKVSVFENLGPLRNTIQGKVLIDADSNGCSADDVKGSNLMVISNNGSNSFATFTDQNGVYFTAANEGDFTTAITSKLPDYFVSNPTSHTFSLSGANNNYSADFCIAPIGQINDLTISLYPAINEPRPGFGTKYRIVYRNNGTTTTNGTVKFEYDKDKLSFINATEDISAQNAGTLSFDFKNLKPFETKTIDVNFTVFAPPAVNINEQLVSTVTVIPDSGEDQTEKDNTFTLNQKVIGSYDPNDINCLEGSQVLLENSGEFLHYIIRFQNTGTASAINVRVQNILDNKLDWTSMQLESMSHSGKVEIKDGKEIKFIFDNIHLPDNKTNEPDSHGFITYKIKPLKNVAAGDIVKNTADIYFDFNPKIVTNTASTLFTSTLSVSENHADQYKVYPSPTAGLVNIQANTKIEKVSVIDVNGKLVKEFENTVPALSFQLDLAHLAKGVYFLKIKSEKGSINRKIIKK, from the coding sequence ATGAAAATAAAACTACTTTTATTACTATTATTAACAGTTTCAATAAATTTTTACGGACAGACCGGATTTGAAGAAAGCATAGCTATAGGAAGTCCTCATGCTACTTACCGGCCTCAATTGGTTAAAGCAGCAGATCTTGATGGTGACAATGATCTTGATGTCATCACTTTTGGAAATCAACAGCTAAACTGGTATGAAAATGCTGACGGTAAAGGAAGCTTTGAAAAAAAGAAAACTATTGCCGCAACAAATGGAAGTGCGGGAGCTTTATATACCTTCGACTTTGATAAAGACGGAGACATGGATATATTAGTTTCTGTGTCAAACAAACTTACTATTTACAAAAACAATGGCTCAGGAAATTTCACAGCTGCGCAATCATTTACACTTGGTTCACGAGATTTAAACCCCGCTGTACTAACAGATATTGATGGTGACGGTACTATAGACATTCTCTGTTATTACAGTAACAATGTTCCCACTGTTACGCAGCCTAAACTTGTATGGTTCAAAAACGACGGTACAGGAAATTTTGGACAAGAACAAGTAATTACAAGCAATCGTGATGACTTACTTTTAGCGTCAGCCCTAAGTGCAGACGATCTCGATGGCGATGGAGATCAGGATATTATCATTGGCTACAGAGATTACAGCAAAATTGCCTGGCTTAAAAACCTAGATGGAAAAGGTACTTACAGCGCACCGCAGATAATAACAATGTCTGCACGCGGATTGACTTCTATTACAACTGCAGATATCGATCATGATGGAGATAAGGATGTAATTGTCTCATCAGCATCTAAAAACCAGGTGTTGTGGTATAAAAATATTGATGGCTTAGGAACTTTTGACAGCGAAATTATTATTACATCTGATGTTACTGAAAGCCAGAAAGTTTTAGTAACTGATATCAATAATGATACTAAAGTTGATGTTGTATATACAGCTAAAAATGAAATTGGATGGATGAACAACGCTGCAGGTACAGGCAATTTAAGCGCGAAGCAGGTAATTACCAATACCGCTTTTGGCGTAAAAGATGTAGTAATGGCCGATATTGACGGAGACGGAATAAAGGACTTGATTTCAGCGTCTGAGGATGATGATAAAGTCGCCTGGTACAAACATGACGGAAATGGTAATTTTGGAAGACAGGAAATAATTGCCAGAAGAATTCAAAACCCAACCCACGTTTATTCAGGAGATTTTGACGGCGACAATGATATCGATCTGCTAGTAAATTCAAAAGACGATGCTAAACTGGCATGGCTTGAAAACACAGATGGTCTGGGTTTTTATGGTAAACAGCACATTATTACCGAAAGTGTTACTTCTGGAAATATTACACCTTATGCATATCCTGCAGATCTTGACGGAGACGGCGATCTGGATATTATTTGTACCAATAAATCGGTGCTGTTTTGGTATGAAAACGATGGACTGGGAAATTTTAATATACAACATGTCATTAACAGTAAAAGCTCGCCAACCATTATTCGGGCTAAAGACATAGATGGCGATGGTGATATGGATATAATTTGCGGTGTATACGAATCAGCCAAAATTTCATGGTATAAAAATGACTCAAAAGGAAACTTTGGTCCTGAATTAATAATCGCAGATACACAAAATAATAACAGTTCGCTGACCTCGATGGAAATAGCTGATATGGATGGTGATAATAATCCGGATATTATTGCATCAGAATTTAGCAGAGACACTTACTTCTACCGAAACAAAAATGGATTAGGAGATTTTGAGCTCGTATATAACTCTGTTTTCAGCAAACTGCAAGCTGTCTATCCCGCCGATGTTGATGGAGATGGTGATAACGACATTGTTGGGGTAAGCGCTCAGGGCGGAAGACCTTTTGATTCCGTTATCTGGTATGAGAACACTACCGGAAAGGGCGATTTTATGAGTAAACACGATATCACAGAGGAAACAATAGAAGGCAAAGCAATACATGCAGCAGATATTGATAATGATGGTGATATAGATGTATTTACAGTTTCCGGTAATTCGAGAACATCAAGTGTACTTACACTATTTGAAAATGACGGAAAAGGTTCTTTTGCAGCAGGAAAAATAATTCATGAAATCTCAGATTACTTTGTCGGCCAGGATGTTAAAACTGCCGATGTCGATAACGACGGGGATCTTGATATTTTAACAGTCTTTGGTTACGGTTGGACAATTGGCAAAGTTTCTGTTTTTGAGAATTTAGGTCCTTTGCGCAATACCATACAAGGAAAAGTTCTTATTGATGCTGATTCTAATGGATGCTCTGCTGACGATGTAAAAGGAAGTAACCTTATGGTTATTTCAAATAACGGAAGCAATAGTTTTGCCACTTTTACAGATCAAAACGGTGTCTATTTTACAGCAGCAAACGAAGGGGATTTTACCACAGCCATTACCTCAAAACTGCCGGACTATTTTGTTTCCAATCCAACATCGCATACATTTAGTTTGTCAGGAGCAAACAACAACTATTCAGCCGATTTTTGCATCGCTCCTATTGGCCAGATAAACGACCTTACTATTAGTTTGTATCCGGCCATTAATGAACCTCGTCCGGGCTTTGGCACTAAATACCGCATCGTATATCGAAATAATGGTACAACAACAACAAACGGTACTGTAAAATTTGAATACGATAAGGACAAACTAAGTTTCATAAATGCTACAGAAGATATTTCTGCACAGAATGCCGGTACATTGTCTTTTGATTTTAAAAATTTAAAACCTTTTGAAACCAAAACTATCGATGTAAACTTCACCGTTTTTGCACCGCCAGCAGTCAATATCAATGAACAGCTTGTTTCGACTGTAACTGTAATTCCTGATTCTGGAGAAGATCAGACAGAAAAAGATAATACGTTTACATTGAACCAAAAAGTAATAGGTTCGTATGATCCAAACGACATTAACTGTCTTGAAGGAAGTCAGGTATTACTGGAAAATTCCGGCGAATTTCTTCATTATATTATCCGTTTTCAAAATACAGGTACTGCAAGTGCTATAAATGTCAGAGTACAAAACATCCTGGACAATAAACTGGACTGGACTTCTATGCAGCTCGAAAGTATGAGTCACAGCGGTAAAGTTGAGATTAAAGATGGTAAAGAAATTAAATTTATTTTTGATAACATCCATCTTCCTGACAACAAAACAAATGAACCCGATTCACATGGTTTTATTACCTATAAAATTAAACCGTTAAAAAATGTCGCAGCTGGCGATATTGTAAAAAACACAGCAGATATTTATTTCGATTTCAATCCTAAAATTGTCACAAATACTGCTTCTACATTATTTACCAGCACATTATCTGTTTCTGAAAACCATGCAGATCAATATAAAGTTTACCCAAGCCCAACAGCTGGTCTGGTAAATATTCAGGCAAACACAAAAATTGAAAAAGTTTCGGTAATTGATGTTAACGGAAAATTAGTTAAAGAATTTGAAAATACTGTCCCTGCATTATCTTTTCAATTAGATTTGGCACATTTGGCAAAGGGTGTTTATTTCCTTAAAATCAAATCAGAAAAAGGAAGTATTAACAGAAAAATAATTAAAAAATAG